The following are encoded in a window of Ricinus communis isolate WT05 ecotype wild-type chromosome 4, ASM1957865v1, whole genome shotgun sequence genomic DNA:
- the LOC8285781 gene encoding ribulose bisphosphate carboxylase small subunit, chloroplastic → MASSIVPSTMASLNRAAPQASMVAPFTGLKSSSVFPVTRKQNNDITTLASNGGKVHCMQVWPPVGKKKFETLSYLPPLSEESLAKEVDYLLRMGWVPCLEFELEHGFVYRENHRSPGYYDGRCWTMWKLPMFGCTDSSQVLKELEEAKKAYPNSFIRIIGFDNKRQVQCISFIAYKPSGF, encoded by the exons ATGGCTTCCTCTATAGTCCCATCAACAATGGCCTCCCTTAACCGTGCAGCCCCTCAAGCTAGCATGGTCGCACCATTCACTGGCCTGAAATCTTCCTCTGTATTCCCCGTCACCCGCAAGCAAAACAATGACATTACAACATTGGCTAGCAATGGTGGCAAGGTCCACTGCATGCAA GTGTGGCCTCCCGTTGGGAAGAAGAAGTTTGAGACTCTTTCTTATCTCCCACCTCTGTCAGAAGAGTCCTTAGCTAAGGAAGTTGACTACCTTCTCCGCATGGGATGGGTTCCTTGCTTGGAATTTGAGTTGGAG CACGGATTCGTGTACCGTGAGAACCACAGATCACCAGGGTACTACGATGGACGCTGCTGGACAATGTGGAAGCTGCCCATGTTTGGGTGCACAGATTCATCGCAGGTTTTGAAGGAGCTGGAAGAGGCCAAGAAGGCGTACCCTAATTCATTTATCAGAATTATTGGATTTGACAACAAGCGCCAAGTTCAATGCATCAGTTTCATTGCTTACAAGCCTTCAGGCTTCTAA
- the LOC8285780 gene encoding uncharacterized protein LOC8285780, producing MLSSISCFLCLPSPSRRQLFLVLYIYIYIYREREREREIEKQDFLALSQEMKRQRNTDSENVKATRVESTAAPTTRITAMGKRKGKKAVGQQTEEVKTNGEDSSPRMVENYINWGELPWLRGAVDEQMSWGSIWLPVWDVEYMGEACSEMFSDVIWDYDIWNLRNINEIPNP from the coding sequence ATGCTATCATCAATTTCTTGTTTCCTCTGCCTACCGTCTCCTTCACGTCGCCAActctttcttgttttatatatatatatatatatatatagagagagagagagagagagagagattgaaAAGCAAGATTTCCTTGCACTGTCTCAAGAAATGAAGAGACAAAGAAATACGGATAGTGAAAATGTGAAAGCTACAAGGGTCGAAAGTACTGCAGCACCAACAACAAGGATTACTGCAATGGGAAAAAGGAAGGGAAAGAAGGCAGTTGGGCAGCAGACAGAAGAGGTGAAGACTAATGGCGAGGATTCAAGTCCAAGGATGGTGGAGAATTACATTAATTGGGGAGAGTTGCCTTGGTTAAGAGGTGCCGTGGATGAGCAGATGTCATGGGGGTCAATTTGGTTGCCTGTTTGGGATGTGGAGTACATGGGCGAGGCTTGCAGTGAAATGTTCAGTGATGTTATTTGGGATTATGATATTTGGAACTTAAGGAATATTAATGAGATACCAAATCCATGA
- the LOC8285779 gene encoding uncharacterized protein LOC8285779 translates to MKQCAIQTSAFSTREEIRSSVSGTMSERRDPVVCPKPRRFGLFNASVNDHPVRSLRWHLSHQTEICESKAGNDLLDIILTKGGCYGVEQQSCTQVASSPPPFFCGSPPSRVANPLIQDARFGEEELSPISPLMPMPIQPPSSSSSSSPTSSGRKGGCVRANFGNKPAVRVEGFDCLDRDRRSCSIPALA, encoded by the exons ATGAAGCAGTGTGCGATCCAAACAAGTGCCTTTTCGACCCGGGAAGAGATACGGAGCTCTGTGTCGGGTACCATGTCGGAACGAAGAGATCCGGTTGTTTGCCCCAAGCCCAGACGTTTCGGCCTTTTTAACGCCTCCGTTAACGACCATCCTGTTAGGTCTCTCAGATGGCATCTCAG cCACCAAACAGAGATTTGTGAATCAAAAGCAGGAAATGATCTTTTGGACATCATCCTTACAAAG GGTGGTTGTTATGGTGTGGAACAACAATCATGTACACAAGTAGCCTCGTCGCCGCCCCCTTTTTTTTGCGGGTCGCCGCCAAGCAGAGTAGCTAACCCATTAATTCAAGATGCTCGATTTGGGGAAGAGGAACTCTCCCCAATTTCGCCACTTATGCCTATGCCAATTCAGCCTCCATCATCATCGTCGTCGTCATCTCCGACTTCCTCTGGTAGGAAAGGAGGGTGCGTGAGGGCAAATTTTGGGAACAAACCAGCGGTTAGAGTTGAGGGGTTTGATTGTCTCGATAGGGATCGCAGGAGCTGTAGTATCCCTGCTTTGGCTTAG